The window AAATGAGCATTAACAAAACAAATCGATGTATTGTGAATAGAGCAGCTTACTGCTACGCCTCCTTTGTTACCCTGATAAGATTTAAATTGCTATAATACCGCACATATTGAATTTTGAAGTGTTTAATCATTTAGAAGACATGATAAATATTACCATTTTACCCATGATACCAGTACCTACTGTATCAACTGATACATCttttatataaggtatatgaccATGTAAAGCATATATAAGTAACATCATACCGACTAATCTCACAATAGCTACTTGCTCATACACACCATCTGGATGAAGAGATTTTGCTACAACTTGCCTATAAACATATTAATAGCACAAATAGCAATAATAACTTTGATGTACtgttcaataatatttttaaataattataaaaacgtaaatatttccttataaatttTATACCTCCACTCTTCTTCTCTTGGAGTATCATTAAAAAGAAACGCTTCTTTAGTTAAATCTAATTCTTGAAATCCAATTGCATATACATCAGGAGGTGTTTTATCATAACTCAACCACTCACGCAATTTAATACCATTTGGCGGTTGGCCATTTACATTCCATGTAccaataaatatactataataaattGGTTATAGACTgacaaatagaaatatttcatatttaataatatataaggaAAATAAAACAAACCGAAATGTTTTACTGTATGTATAATCATCTTCTTTGCATGCCATTTGATATCGTACTGCTGATTCTCTGGCAGCTACTGGTGATTTGCCAGAAGCAATGCTGCGTCTTGTTACAACTAAAACTGGACTTTCTAAATCTACCAactataaagaatattttaaaatttccattattaatttctaaaaaaatatcattataataaaaattagtataaCTACTAACAGGATCGGTATTATCTTGTATTTCTTCATTGGTATTAGAACTTAAATTACGTGTATTTCCTGTCAATTTTTGAACCCATAAAAACTCTGATGCTGAATTCTTGGTTTTTTGATATACTATAATGATTAAAAAACATATATTAActattaatagaaaaatattgttgataatataaaattaaatgataaataacaTGATTACCTTCTATAGCCCTAAATATCTCAGACACTAAGGAGCTAGTTGCTACTCCAGGCCTCATTTCAAATACAAGGTGTAATTTCCTTGATGTAACATTCAGATAAACATCTAAACCATCTTGTTGCTTTTCATCAGTatctaataaatgaaatttgataaattgtagataaaatattataatagttgTAGTTCAATTGTAACTTGCAATTACATATAAATTGATTATTAAACATGtaaacaattaaataaaattacatacttatattacatttaaaatCTTGATCAATAGGCAATACTCTTTCTATGGTAAGATCACTATAAACTTGAGGAGGTgttcttgaagtaattaaaataacCAATGCATGAGTGGTTCCCTTGTTAAGAAGTGCTATAATTCGTGCAGCTTTAACCCAACCTTGTATTAATGATGCATCCATTgcctttataaataattaaggttttataaatatatatcttatatacatTCTTTAAAAACGCAAGAGACAATAATCTTGCTTTTTAATAAAAGGATACAATTATTACAGTCTCCCCTGAGACAAATTTCGATTGTACAATCATTGATTGTTCTGATGATGACATTTTTATCAATAAAGTATTATCTACTGCTTGAAAGACTTAATAGAAAATCCTTGTGTGGTGGATGAATACTCTTCATATAAGTgtcaaatattaatgaaattataatttaattctatcaaagatttatttattattatgtctAATAAGAGTGACAATAAGAATAATGTATATGCTTGTTTATACTAATAGTAATGAATCAAAATAATCTTACTAgtgttaataatataattttcataaaactaaataaaatgattattttttattaacgaattttcgtcataaaatgttattttctttCCAGATCAAACATTACCTTATCTTATTTGTACTAAAACTCAGTTATCATTGCATTTTTTTCATATAGACTGctatatctttttaaaatatgttccagtacaattactaattaatttatACTATATAGTTTAATTTATCACTGAGGAGAAAGGAGTGACAAAGTACGATAATTGACATTAGACATGATTAAATTTGTTTCCCTCGTGTGTGTCAAAGAAATCAGTAGATATATAGCTTTGTTAGTTTCAATATATGTATGggtattgtatatacatatattcaatgAAAATGTGTATACACAAATGGAGTGTTTCCATGagataaaagaaagataaaaggaTTTCTCATTAAACTCGTTAAAATCAGTTAGATCTAGTTAGATCTTCTGattcatttatataaaataaaacattattaaaatatttacattttacacaTGTATCTGTATAATTTgtttacttatatatataatcagATATAATTCTTCTGaagtaaaagaaatatgtattgTTTTTTGATATATCCACATCgtctttcataaaataattttttgtagaaacgaaagcttttatcaaatgtaaaatacaattttaggCGCGCAAATGAAATTTCCCTAGGAAGCAGGAAGTACCTAcattataaattagaaaatatgcCAACTTCCTGAAGCGCCGTAGGTAAATCTTCCTTTTCTAACGCTTCCATTGACCATGCCGTTTACTGCAATGGCGGTATAGATACTTCACGAAGAAGAAAGTGGATTTTCTGCAATGTAAGTGaatattgtttttgttttttcttttatgcattcatattaaatatgaaattgtatGATTTTTCTGTGTAAATTTATATCGAACTTATGGTATTACAACATTACAGGATGATTACGATTTGAGTGGGCAAGGTCTAGTTGTACTTTTATAGACTATAGAATTCAGTTTCTTCCATATTGATCAGTGTACTAGCCAATATAACATAATCTTacttataaaaaacaaaaaaatccAGTTACTGATAATAATTGTTCCTCAAGGAGTTTTCCGGCTTACAAGAATAGGACGCCAAAGAATTCGCGGTAATCGTACCCGACGTCTTAGGTTAGGATGATTTAAGTATTGTTTGATgattttatgtaatataatataatttgcaaAAGTTTAGTATGAAATGGCATTTATGTTTTTATGTAATGTTCCTTCATgtttatttatcgttaattttatagtaaataaaaCATACTTAAGTAATGCAtgttatattaacaaaaaaatagaagaaaaacaaaGCAACAAATAAATCTTATAAAACCTTTTTGTTTCTAGTAAATGTACTCTgtattgtaatatttcatagTATTAGATATTTATACTTTCATATATATTAGGTTTgtatttgttatagatataaattattaatttcatgaatttttgCTAAGACAAATATaagcttttattattttaaaaagtattaatatGGAAAAACTTTTTGAAGAAAATGTATTTATGTTAGAAGAAGATATAATGTTGATTTTAACAAATGTACATTGATTCTttcttttgtaataattatacttttagGTAACACTTGCTATTTTACTATCTGAATGGACAATAAGGTGGATGTCTCAgaagtagaaaatatttcaatgattGGATCGTCTGAAATCTTTTATCTGCCTGAAGTAGCAGAGATATCAGAGGTGTTAGATTCTACTGGTCTCAGTCCACTGACGTCTTCTTTAGATCATACTCTAACTCTTCAAGAAGATAAATTGCTTTCATCAGAAGTTAATATGGGAATCGAAGATACATGGTATCATTAATATTACTTGTTCAAATAGttagcaatatatatatatatatatattgctatATATAACAAATCATATTGGTCTATATCAACATTTTTGTTATAGGACTGAAGCAAATAGTTCTACATCAGATTATGCTATTCCACTTCCACCACCACCTGGTTTAAATGATTTCACAGATGTTGGTGCAGATCCCATTGGTGATAGCGGAACTGGTATAGAGTATGGCCCATTTTTACCTCCCGGTACTCCAGCTCTAAATAATTTGTTTTCAGAAGGTGGAGATTCTCAAGATGATTCTCCCATGGGTGTGTATAAATtcttatgtatttatgtatacaCTTCTAATAGTTTCATTttgaaatgaatttctttattaagtttattgaatagtaatatttttgTGTCTTTCTATGTTATAGAAGATGTAGTTTTACGTGCTGGAGTATGTGGTCTTCGTAATCTTGGTAATACTTGCTTTATGGCTGCTGGTTTGCAATGTTTGACTGCAACACCACCAGTCCTGCGACATTTTTTGGATTTACAGCAGGGGGGGGAAAAACTACCTCCTCCAGGATCATTGATGGCACATTTTAGTGTACTTCTTGGCAAAATGTGGTCTGGAAAATATAGTGTCCTTAGGCCTACTGAATTTAAACAGACATTAGGCGCGTATCATTCACAATTTAAAGACAATAGACAGGTAATTATAAGATATCTTTAtagattgtttaattattattgaataatttaaataattattataaataataattaacagcATGATTGTCAAGAATTTCTTGCACTGTTACTGGATTCTTTACATGAACAAATGAATACAGCAAAGTGTACAAAAAATTGTCAAACTCCTTCGTCTACAACCACTGCCAACTCTATTAATTCAATTGAGAATTCAAATGGGAAAATGATGTCCCCAGTCACTGCCACTAGTAATTCCAATTGTAATACGGATATATTGGAAATGTATGATTGCTTACCATCACCAGAATGTCCAAATAGTCCTAATGTTACTATGGCAGGTTCACCAAGAGGtaaaaatatacttaatatagatttataataagtaaaaattatatacatggTACATAcacagaaattataaaaattaattgattttagATTTAGGTTCACCAATAGGTGAATTAGATAGTATTGCAAATTCGCCACGAGGATCGCCTTTAAACGATGGTGAAGATGATGAAGAAACGCTTGATTCTGATGAAACTGTTGAAGCAAAGTCAAGTACGTTTATCCACAATGAAGTTGACGAAAAAAAAAGTGAAGTTGCACCCTCGTTAAGGCTGGAAACATTAATCGAACTTTCGAAAAATGTACCAAAATATCATGGTCTTTATGATATTCATAAAGAAGCGAAAACTAGCAATGCAAACTTTTTAGTAACACAACAAGAATGTAATAATGAGATTCATTATGATTCTCAAAAGTTTCCAAAGGAAAATGTTCGTAGAATGCCTTTAGACAATTCAAATCTAATGGAAAATCATGATTTTGACAATAAAAGTGTCAGTATCAAAAGAATAAAGGAAGTCAATGTTCAAAAAGTCAATTGTGGTGTAGATTATGCATCAAGTGGTTCTGATATAGAATATGATAATGGCTTAgaaaaatgtaatgtaaaacGTATGAGACTGGATGATCAGGAGAAGAATCATAAACGTGATGGTCAAGGAAGCATTAGTTCTCAATGTACACGAATGTCACAAAGCTATGGAAATGGTGCTATAGAGACACAAGATGAGCTTGAAGCTGACAAACATTGGGCAAAGCATTTAAAATCTAATAGGAGTATTATCGTTGATACTTTCCAGGGACAGTTTAAAAGCAAGGTAACTCTATTGTATCATATATGATACTTTATGTTCATACTATGGAGACTGCGTTGGGGTAATTTACACACATAATTGATTTTTACCGTAAAATGTTTCCTATATTAAACTTCAGCAGTTATACCTTCTTGCTTTGCGAAGCATAAAAAGCAGGTCTCATTTTGCTGATATATGATAAtgtttaaattacaaatatacatgttatttatatatacgatTGAAATAACTTTCATTGTTATATTTCCTTTATAGGTTGTTTGTGCAGTATGTAATCATGTTTCTGTTACATATGAACCTTTCATGTATTTATCAGTACCGCTGCCCCATGCAATGGAAAGACAATTAAACGTTACATATGTTCCCGCAAATGGTGATCAACCTATAAAGTGTGTTGTTTCATTAAATAAGCAATCACGCATTGGGAAATTGAAGAAGGAGCTACTAAAAACACTTGGGAAAGAAAATATTGCAGTAAGAAATATTGCACTTGCCGAAGTTTTAGAAAATCATATATCAAAGATTCTGGTAAGCATATAGAGCTTAACTCTTCCTTAACTAATTCCTAttgcatgtatgtatatattaagaaatttttattcgtttagtCAGTCCATTGTGAGTTTATGGTATTTCAAAGAAGTCTGCAGATTTAGTAGATATTTGGATAATGAGGTTACTAGGATAATCCTTTAATCCAATATGTTTTTTAAGGATGTATCAAGTTATTTGTTTTAATTAGGGATAAagttaaattttattccatatcaTGAAAAACGGTGCGTGGGTCTATATGTTAATGCGAGAATAATTATGGAGGGTGAAGAAGGCGGCTTATCGAGTAGTCTCGATAATCGTTGATACTGCTCTCCAAGAGTAAATGTTGTGGAAGAACATTCTCGTAGCGTAAAGTTTAGTTACGAGGCTACATTCCATCACACAGATtcaatttctttgtttctgtattcttttatatatgtttaatttGGTTTTCGTTATATACTTTCTTGTTATTGGCCAACTATGGCCATCATTCCtcgattatattattttaccctTGCACCGTAGGTATCGGGAATTATGTATCTTGTTTGCTGTAACTTATCACACTAGACGGAATTGTCATTGTTGGATTGTACATCAAGGTTTTACATTTAAGGATGACAATACACTCTTGAGACACATCAATGATACAAATCGATCTATATATGCCTTTGAACTCACGGAACCTCCTGATGCGTACACTTCAGTATCAGACGGTGGTGGAGATCGTATAACGGAGGCTGATTCCTGTCAAAAATGTACAGTTATGGGAGAAGAAATTCCATGTACAATTTGTCTCGAAGAATTGGACGGAGATTTGAAAAAGCATAGCGGAAATAGTTGCAACTTTGTTATGTGCGATACTTGTATTGAGGTAGGCTACTCTGTAGCTGAATTTTTCTAATGAACAGCATtaaacgatcaaaatttcctattaattcatttttttacattattattgaTACTTTATTCGCATAATCGTAATTGGTATAATACGTAAACCCGATGATGAAAACGGCAGCTTCAATCTAGCGGAAGGGGTGTACAGGCAAGGTACATAGTTACCACGTTTTCACCTCGGGAAGGTCTGAGATTCAGTCAATAAACGTTCTAGCCGGACGGTATCATAAGGGTACGTACGGGAACCAGAAATAGCTTTTTGTTGCCAATTAGCCCAGGAAACTTCGCTCGAAGTAGAGGTGCTTGGAAACGAAAAGATGGAACCCCGTATGATTCGCTATTTGAGTACAATCCGCAAGCCAAAAGACTTATACTTTGGAACTCAATTCAGACTAATCTGAAGCTGCTGTATACTGAGGGTATTATATTATCCTTTAACAGTCATATCACATTGCAAAAATTGAACTTTAAGTATATATTTAAGTCTCACATGTTACAATGTAAACTTTGTAAGTTATTGTTTTATGTTTAATTTAACAGAATTACTTCAAAAATCAAACGGAACCGCAAATGTGTCCAATGTGTTCAACCTATATGACTGCATCATCCTTTATTAAAATAGATCAAACAGGCAGACCAAGACCTGCAATTAGGATCTTAAATGTACCATTGGTCTTGCGACATGATACAACAAATGAAACGACAAACAATCGTAAAGGAACAAAACTTTTTGGATATCCGCATTTAGTAAGATTACCTTCAAGAGTAAACGCTAAGGACTTGTATGATATTGTAAGAAAAAATGTACCACAAGAAGGAAATTATACACTTCATTTTGTTACAGGACAGGTTAGAATCTCTATTATTTTTTGTGGATATTAATCTCAATATAAATAGTTTTTgatatagaattaaatatattaacgaATACACCTTTCTTAATAGGGGCATCATTGTTCTCGTTGTATGTATACTACACATTGTACAGGGTGCAGTGTACCCGAAACGGGTATGGTAATCTTGTGTAATGGTGATACTCTAGCTGTACGTTATACGGAACAGGTTCCTAAGACCGCATCGCCCATTGATCATGTTAGCGTCAGCAAACAAAGGCCTCATCATCCTTTGTCTTTATATGATTGTCTTCAAGCATTTAGTCAAAGGTAAAATTTATCATTGATGATTAAAATTTTCTAGttctacaaatttttcaaataactaataaataatattttatagtgAAACATTAGACGAATACAATCCTTGGTTTTGCCCAAAATGCGAACGAAATCGATGCGCTACGAAAACTCTCACAGTTCATAGATATCCCAAGTTCCTTATAGTATATTTGAAACGGTATGTTTACTTTTGATTGTATGGCGACGTAAAGATAAAATTTGTTCTACAAAATAGGATAattgtattttgtttattatagaTTTGTATTTTATGAGTGTACTAGTATGAAGTTAGACGATAAAGTTACATTTCCCTTGGTTGGTTTGAGCGTTGGACAACACTTATACGATCTTTATGCATGCGTTTGTCATTTTGGAGGTATATatcttcattttatttcattcgtaGTTAAAAATGATGTAAGAGATGTTCTTATGTATTGTTAATGTATTATAAGGGGTCTCAGCTGGACACTATACAGCATACGCAAAAAATCCTCGCACTGATATGTGGTACTACTACAATGATGAAATTACGAGCAGACAAAAACCTCAGGAGGAAGATTTTAGCAATGCATATATACTTTTTTACAGTCGGCAAGGGACCAATTTAAAATCGTGCAATATATAACCAGTGCTGGAACAAAGAAACTGGCAAATAGATAGTGCCAGTGACATACAAAGTGTGAGAAACAGAAGAGTAACTGGGAAATCAAGAGAAGAGTTTACAAGGTGCTGCGTTTATATGTTGATCAGACTACGTCATATTGAATGGAAAACTGCTTACAAATCTTTCGATCTATTTTTCCTAATAATTCGTTCATGGTCTGCCTCTGTGTCTCTTTTCCTTCCTTATATTATTCAATTTGATGCTGTTCAATTCGCAGTAAACATTTTACAGACGATATAGCGAGCGGGATATACACGTGGAAATTGATTGACTGTCAATTGTATCTATCACTAGGGGTAAATTCTTGCATTTTATCGGTGATTGTTTATTGAATTGGAAGGTATAGTGTAATTATCAGATTGTTAATGACATTAATCGTGAAAAACAGCAGTTATGCAAGGAAGAGTTGATAATTTGGAAAGAACTAAGCGTATTTATACCAGATTAGTGCGTAAACGTACGTCGAATTTGTACAGTAGGTGATTAAAGTAGACTTTGAGGTTTTGAACAGACGTAATTTATTAGTGAATAAAGGCGAACGTTACGGCTAGACACACTTAAAAGTACGATTCTTAACGATGGAGCGTAACCATTCATTGTATCACTAATTCCTTTTTATCTGAATGGATACAAGACTGCTAAGATGTTCGTAATCTGCATGTACATTGTAGCAAAAAGGATTTGTATTTGcagattatttattaaattagttttgttgtaattttattacaagGTATTCATTTTACTTGTTATATGCGCTCGTATTTTCACGTGTACAATGGACACACGCAtgcgttataatacataatcaTCATACCCGTTGTTAATATACTATTTGTGGCCCGATAACTGTATTATACGTCTTTGCCGGATAGGTTACTGTAAAAATTATCGTAAAAGAAATGGTTCTAATTTTTCGGTTAAGACCTGCCAACTACGAAGTGATTATACTGTATTATATTTGTGTTCATTCGATTTATGTAATTTCGTgattgtttcttgttttctaATCAACTGGTTTAGCTACGATATACAAGTTATTGATCTTTGGCTATAACATTAATATCTCTTGATATCATTTAACGAAAAACTTTTAATATATCGTTAGAGATAAAAATTGCCAAATTTCTAAATTGTTTTGTTATATtgagtttaataatattaaattttaataatttatagtaCATGTTGGGTAAGAAATAACATTATTCTAATTGCTATTTGGAAGAATTGTAATTGTATTCTTATAGCCAtcaaaaatttattcgaaagagAAATATATTAGTACAAAGATTGAGATATGCAAAATCGAGGGAAACTAAGGCCACCGATAGGGTAATGATTAGGTAcgttaaatatgtatgtaaaagACGATCTTTGGTATGTACATTAAAAATCTTATCGTTAAATGTTTCgcgataaatatttgtattgtaaCGATCAAAAACGTTTATTTGCTCGATGGTGTCAAAAATACGCCGTTAATTATTGAAGAGCAGTACGTGGAAactttttagatattttaacgaTAACCATGAATAATGGTATGTTGGTGTTAGAATATATTTCTCAAAATTTGTTTCAACCGTTCCTTTCTCTAACCTAACAAAACTACAATTATTCTACCCTTTTGTTCAAATGGTGATGTACATATCACTGTTTCTTCTGTGTTTGCCTACTTTTCTTTATCTATGCGCGCCGTGTATCGTTGTCAAAATTTCGATTGTTTAATGTAAAGACACTGTAAACCATACCACTGCTCCAGGATGTTCCAGACCTCCAATCTCGCAATTTATTGTTCGGGTTTCACCATTTAAAACAAATAGTGCATCACTAGATGGGCTGACCATATATTTACCAAATATGCCACTTTGTACAATTGGTCTATTCGGGTTTCCCCATTTTGTTAAATTAGGCGATGTTGCTTTACCCACGCCTGTTATCATTTCCACTTTACctatagttaaaaattaatgttttaactTTTGatgtactattatattattgtgttttaaaattttcatcatACCGGTGGACAGATCAAGGAAGAGAATGTTTTCTTTGTCAATGGATGATGCGTAAATATCATAACCGTGCGTCGTTTGTGATGGATAGAGCGCGATATCGCTGATATTCAATGTCGTTTTTACGTCAAATGCGAATTTTAAACCATCAGCTAAAAAAAAAGGATTGGTTAATTGTTATGAGTAATACCGTTAATAAtcttataaagaaaaaataaattctagttACATGATACTTCTTGTACGACTAGAGTTACGCCTGTGTCTTGTTTGTCTAACGTGACAAGGTGCCGAGAGTCGGGTGAAATAGTTGGTTTCCCTAAAAGATTTGGTTTGTATGCAAGAACGGTGTCAGTTAAATAATCTAACAGCAATTGGCCTGTTGGTCGGTTGGTAACCGGTTCTTGACATTCGATTACTACAAATCCATCTGAAAAAATTgtaaggtatatttataaattgtttcagTTATGTATCAAACATTTATCAATTTAATACATAACTAAAATAAATTACTCACATAGGACTGAAAATTGGACATTCACTGGAACACAATTATAAGAACTTAAATCAGCGCTAcgtgtatatttcatattctttaAATCAAGTTTATACATGTTACGTTGATTCGCATGACTCACGTAACCGTATTTGAACACGTTCTCAATATCCTAAAAGATGAAAAGTATACGGTAATACTTACGTTTACGTAGTTTCAGAGTAGATGATAATTTTCAATGATTAAGAGACTTACTTGTGATTcaggaatataaatattttggaTTATATCAAATTGCGCATCGATAGGCTCTGGTCGAATTGCTCGGTGCTTTTTTTTCTGAGCAGCATCTTCTATTACTTGCACCGTTTTTACATCGATGTCTTTCTCGTTTCGCCAGTTCAATATCCATACTTGATCGAGAGAGGAAACATACCAGAGCTGAACAGGGTTTTTGTCGGTCGGTACCACCTAATATATAAAGAGAGtaagatttatttttaatcgtagTAGTTGTATTTAACGAATAAAAGCAATAtcaacaaattaaaatttactcACATCGACTATAA is drawn from Bombus terrestris chromosome 12, iyBomTerr1.2, whole genome shotgun sequence and contains these coding sequences:
- the LOC100651414 gene encoding uncharacterized protein LOC100651414 isoform X2, coding for MDNKVDVSEVENISMIGSSEIFYLPEVAEISEVLDSTGLSPLTSSLDHTLTLQEDKLLSSEVNMGIEDTWTEANSSTSDYAIPLPPPPGLNDFTDVGADPIGDSGTEGGDSQDDSPMEDVVLRAGVCGLRNLGNTCFMAAGLQCLTATPPVLRHFLDLQQGGEKLPPPGSLMAHFSVLLGKMWSGKYSVLRPTEFKQTLGAYHSQFKDNRQHDCQEFLALLLDSLHEQMNTAKCTKNCQTPSSTTTANSINSIENSNGKMMSPVTATSNSNCNTDILEMYDCLPSPECPNSPNVTMAGSPRDLGSPIGELDSIANSPRGSPLNDGEDDEETLDSDETVEAKSSTFIHNEVDEKKSEVAPSLRLETLIELSKNVPKYHGLYDIHKEAKTSNANFLVTQQECNNEIHYDSQKFPKENVRRMPLDNSNLMENHDFDNKSVSIKRIKEVNVQKVNCGVDYASSGSDIEYDNGLEKCNVKRMRLDDQEKNHKRDGQGSISSQCTRMSQSYGNGAIETQDELEADKHWAKHLKSNRSIIVDTFQGQFKSKVVCAVCNHVSVTYEPFMYLSVPLPHAMERQLNVTYVPANGDQPIKCVVSLNKQSRIGKLKKELLKTLGKENIAVRNIALAEVLENHISKILDDNTLLRHINDTNRSIYAFELTEPPDAYTSVSDGGGDRITEADSCQKCTVMGEEIPCTICLEELDGDLKKHSGNSCNFVMCDTCIENYFKNQTEPQMCPMCSTYMTASSFIKIDQTGRPRPAIRILNVPLVLRHDTTNETTNNRKGTKLFGYPHLVRLPSRVNAKDLYDIVRKNVPQEGNYTLHFVTGQGHHCSRCMYTTHCTGCSVPETGMVILCNGDTLAVRYTEQVPKTASPIDHVSVSKQRPHHPLSLYDCLQAFSQSETLDEYNPWFCPKCERNRCATKTLTVHRYPKFLIVYLKRFVFYECTSMKLDDKVTFPLVGLSVGQHLYDLYACVCHFGGVSAGHYTAYAKNPRTDMWYYYNDEITSRQKPQEEDFSNAYILFYSRQGTNLKSCNI
- the LOC100651414 gene encoding uncharacterized protein LOC100651414 isoform X1 gives rise to the protein MDNKVDVSEVENISMIGSSEIFYLPEVAEISEVLDSTGLSPLTSSLDHTLTLQEDKLLSSEVNMGIEDTWTEANSSTSDYAIPLPPPPGLNDFTDVGADPIGDSGTGIEYGPFLPPGTPALNNLFSEGGDSQDDSPMEDVVLRAGVCGLRNLGNTCFMAAGLQCLTATPPVLRHFLDLQQGGEKLPPPGSLMAHFSVLLGKMWSGKYSVLRPTEFKQTLGAYHSQFKDNRQHDCQEFLALLLDSLHEQMNTAKCTKNCQTPSSTTTANSINSIENSNGKMMSPVTATSNSNCNTDILEMYDCLPSPECPNSPNVTMAGSPRDLGSPIGELDSIANSPRGSPLNDGEDDEETLDSDETVEAKSSTFIHNEVDEKKSEVAPSLRLETLIELSKNVPKYHGLYDIHKEAKTSNANFLVTQQECNNEIHYDSQKFPKENVRRMPLDNSNLMENHDFDNKSVSIKRIKEVNVQKVNCGVDYASSGSDIEYDNGLEKCNVKRMRLDDQEKNHKRDGQGSISSQCTRMSQSYGNGAIETQDELEADKHWAKHLKSNRSIIVDTFQGQFKSKVVCAVCNHVSVTYEPFMYLSVPLPHAMERQLNVTYVPANGDQPIKCVVSLNKQSRIGKLKKELLKTLGKENIAVRNIALAEVLENHISKILDDNTLLRHINDTNRSIYAFELTEPPDAYTSVSDGGGDRITEADSCQKCTVMGEEIPCTICLEELDGDLKKHSGNSCNFVMCDTCIENYFKNQTEPQMCPMCSTYMTASSFIKIDQTGRPRPAIRILNVPLVLRHDTTNETTNNRKGTKLFGYPHLVRLPSRVNAKDLYDIVRKNVPQEGNYTLHFVTGQGHHCSRCMYTTHCTGCSVPETGMVILCNGDTLAVRYTEQVPKTASPIDHVSVSKQRPHHPLSLYDCLQAFSQSETLDEYNPWFCPKCERNRCATKTLTVHRYPKFLIVYLKRFVFYECTSMKLDDKVTFPLVGLSVGQHLYDLYACVCHFGGVSAGHYTAYAKNPRTDMWYYYNDEITSRQKPQEEDFSNAYILFYSRQGTNLKSCNI